The segment GCTTCAAAAATGAACGCCTTCGCGGCGAGCGAGACGGCGAAAATAGCTTTGCGAAAATATCGGTCGTGTCTTGAAAATATATATGCCACAATTATATATTATTTTTGCCCCACCAAATAAATATATAATGACCACTACACACCGCACAATAAGAGCAAATACAGGATCCACACTGCAATGCAAAGGCTGGATACAAGAAGCTGCATTGCGTATGCTCTGCAATAACCTAGACCCTGATGTGGCCGAACGTCCCGAGGATTTAATTGTATATGGTGGATTGGGAAAAGCAGCCCGCAATTGGGAGGCTTTCGACCTAATTGTAAAAGCACTGAAAGATTTAAATGATGATGAAACATTATTAATACAAAGCGGAAAACCCGTTGGTATTTTACCTACGCATAAAGATGCCCCACGTGTATTAATTAGCAACTCGATGTTGGTCCCTAAATGGGCTACCTGGGAGCATTTCCGCGAATTGGAAGCCAAAGGTTTGATGATGTACGGACAGATGACTGCCGGCAGTTGGATATATATAGGAAGCCAGGGAATTGTGCAGGGAACTTATGAAACTTTTGGCGAAGCAGCAAAGCAACATTTTAATGGCACACTCAAAAATACACTTACCGTAACTGCCGGACTTGGCGGTATGGGCGGAGCACAGCCACTTGCTGTTACTATGAATGGTGGTGTTTGCTTGGCTGCTGATGTGGTACAATGGCGTATCAAAAAGCGTTTGGAAACACGCTACCTAGATATGATGTGTATGAGTATCGATGAAGCAATTGACCTTGCTGTGCGACATAAAAATATTGGTGAAGCAGTTTCTATTGGGGTATGTTGTAATGCGGTCGATTTGCTCGAACGTATGATAGAAAGAAATATAACTCCAGATTTATTAACAGATCAAACCAGTGCACATGATCCTTTAGTAGGATATTATCCGCAAGGATTGCCTGAAGAAGTTGCAGATGCTTTGCGTAAATCAAATCCCGATGAATATATAAAGCTCTCTTATAAAACCATGGCTCACCATGTGGAGTTAATGCTCGAATTACAAAAGCGTGGAGCTGTTACTTTCGATTATGGAAATAATTTGCGTGCACGGGCATTGGAAGCAGGTGTAACAAACGCATTCGATTTTCCTGGATTTGTACCCGCATATATACGTCCGCTTTTCTGCGAGGGCAAAGGTCCTTTCCGATGGGTAGCACTAAGTGGCGACCCCGAAGATATATATACTACCGATAAAGTTATTATAGAAATGTTTCCCGAAAACGAAGGGCTGCAACGCTGGATGAAAATGGCTCGTGAGCGTATCGCATTTCAAGGATTACCTGCTCGTATATGTTGGCTAGGCCAGGGCGAAAGAGAAAAAGCAGGATTGGCATTTAATGAATTGGTTCGCACTGGCAAAGTAAAAGCACCTATTGTAATAGGTCGCGATCATTTAGATACAGGTTCTGTTGCATCGCCCAATAGAGAAACCGAAGCTATGCTCGATGGCAGTGATGCCGTGGCCGATTGGCCCGTATTAAACTCTTTAATAAATACAGCCGGCGGAGCAAGTTGGGTTTCGCTGCATCATGGTGGCGGAGTAGGCATGGGTTATAGTATACATGCAGGTATGGTAATAGTAGCCGATGGTACCGAAGATGCCGCCATCCGATTAAAACGTGTATTACACAACGACCCAGCCATGGGTGTTATACGCCATGCCGATGCGGGTTATGATATTGCTATTGATACAGCAAGGAAGCATAGATTGGATTTGAAGGAAAGGTTGAAATAATTATAGACCCTGAAACAATCCCGATAGTTATCGTGGACAGGGTGACGTCGCAACGGCAACGC is part of the Bacteroidota bacterium genome and harbors:
- the hutU gene encoding urocanate hydratase, with amino-acid sequence MTTTHRTIRANTGSTLQCKGWIQEAALRMLCNNLDPDVAERPEDLIVYGGLGKAARNWEAFDLIVKALKDLNDDETLLIQSGKPVGILPTHKDAPRVLISNSMLVPKWATWEHFRELEAKGLMMYGQMTAGSWIYIGSQGIVQGTYETFGEAAKQHFNGTLKNTLTVTAGLGGMGGAQPLAVTMNGGVCLAADVVQWRIKKRLETRYLDMMCMSIDEAIDLAVRHKNIGEAVSIGVCCNAVDLLERMIERNITPDLLTDQTSAHDPLVGYYPQGLPEEVADALRKSNPDEYIKLSYKTMAHHVELMLELQKRGAVTFDYGNNLRARALEAGVTNAFDFPGFVPAYIRPLFCEGKGPFRWVALSGDPEDIYTTDKVIIEMFPENEGLQRWMKMARERIAFQGLPARICWLGQGEREKAGLAFNELVRTGKVKAPIVIGRDHLDTGSVASPNRETEAMLDGSDAVADWPVLNSLINTAGGASWVSLHHGGGVGMGYSIHAGMVIVADGTEDAAIRLKRVLHNDPAMGVIRHADAGYDIAIDTARKHRLDLKERLK